Genomic segment of Avibacterium volantium:
CGCGCTTTCGCCAGGGTTAAACTGCACGCCTTCGCAATCGACAATACCATAACTACTGATGTCTTGCTCAGATACTGGCTCAACCAAGATTTGGCTGGCGTTGGTTTCTTGAAAGCGTTTGATCATTGCCGCGAGGTTTTCTTTACGCTGATCAGCACTGAAATCGGTGAGTAATACATCAGGCAGCACCACCGCAAAAGGCTCTTTACCCACAACAGGCAAGGCACATAACACCGCGTGCCCTAAGCCTTTAGCATTACCCTGACGAACGTGCATAATGGTTACGTCTTTCGGGCAAATAGAACGCACTTCTTCTAATAATTGGCGTTTTACCCGCTTTTCCAACATTGTTTCCAATTCAAAAGAGGTATCAAAATGGTTTTCAATGGCATTTTTTGAAGAGTGGGTAACAAGGACAATTTCTTTTACCCCTGCTGCCGCGCACTCATTCACCACATACTGGATCAATGGCTTATCCACAAGGGTTAGCATTTCTTTAGGAATGGCTTTTGTCGCAGGTAACATTCGCGTCCCAAGACCTGCAACAGGAATAATGACTTTCATTGGTTTTCCTTTTGTAAAAATTTCTAAAAAAACAACCGCACTTTAATAATGGGGTCGTTGCAAAAATAGCAAAGCGGCTATCTCAGATAGCCACTTTGATAAGCGATGCCGCAAACAAAAGTGCGGTGCTTTTTTCGCAAATTATTGACGTAATAATGCCAGAATTTCTTCTGTTTTTTCCGCCATTAACTCTTTATCGCCACGCGTTTCAAGGTTTAAACGTACCACAGGTTCAGTGTTTGATGTACGCAAATTGAAACGCCAATTTGGATATTCAATGCTGATACCATCAATTTCATCTACTGAAATCGCCTCTTTTTCATAGGCGGCACGAACACGGGCGATTGCCGCTTTGGCATCGGTTAATTTACTATTAATTTCGCCCGGAGATGGGAAAGTATTAATACTTTCATTAACTAATTCGCCTAATGATTTGCCTGTGGTACACACAAGTTCCATCACTAATAACCAAGGGATCATTCCACTGTCGCAGTAGAAGAAATCACGGAAATAGTGGTGTGCGCTCATTTCCCCACCATAAATGGCATCAACGGCACGCATTTTTTCTTTAATGAAAGAGTGGCCTGATTTCGACATTACTGCCTCACCGCCATTTTCTTCCACCAATTTAACCGTATTCCAAATTAAACGTGGATCATAAATGATTTTCGCCCCTTTATTTTTTTGCAAGAAGGCTTGACCAAGTAACCCAACAATGTAGTAACCCTCAATAAAGTTACCATTTTCATCGAATAAGAAACAGCGGTCAAAATCACCGTCAAAGGCAATGCCCATATCCGCTTTATGCTCAAGTACGGCATCAATGGTATCTTGACGATTTTCGTGCAAGATTGGGTTTGGAATCCCATTTGGGAATGTACCATCTGGATTGTTATGCACTTTAATAAATTCCACCGGCACACGTTTTGCTCGGAATTGCGCTTCAATGGCATCAATAACGTGCCCTGCTGCGCCATTTCCTGAGTTAATCACCAATTTCATTGGTTTTAAATTATCTAAATTGATATAAGATAATAAATGCTCAACGTAATCACCTAACACGGAAAGTTGCTTATATTCACCACGTTGCGTAACAGGTGGAAAATTATTTTCCTCTGCTAAGCGTTGAATATCAGCAAGCCCAGTATCCGCACTAATTGGACGTGAACCCTCACGCACCAATTTTAAGCCATTGTAATCCATCGGATTATGGCTTGCGGTTACTTCAATTCCGCCATCGGCTTTAAGAAAAGAAGTGGCGAAGTAAACTTCCTCGGTTCCCGTTTCGCCTAAATCAATCACGTTTACCCCAGAGTCTAATAGACCGTTTGTTACGGCACTTTTTAATTCTTTACTGGTTAAACGCACATCACCACCAACAACGATAGTTTTAGGCTTTAAAAACTGTCCAAATGCTCGACCAATGCGATAGACAATATCCACATTCAATTCATCGCCCAAACGACCACGAATATCATACGCTTTAAAACAAGTTAATTTACCCATAACATCCACTTCCTTTTCTTAATTAAGATGATTGCTCATCTTTTGCTTCTCTAATACGTTGGTAAATTTCTTCTCGATAGACAGACACTTCTTTTGGGGCATTCACACCCACTTTGATCTGATTACCACGAACACTTAATATCGTAATAGAAATCTCATCACCAATGAGTAAGCTTTCGCCAACTTTTCTGGTTAAGATTAGCATACAACCTCCTCATTTCCTTTATTCGACATCCCTATCGATCATTTACCCCTTATATCCAAGGGTACATCACCCCTAAATATTACCGTACTTATGCTCACAACGTGATGACTGAAATGCAAAGTTGTGAGCTACGGCACAAAATTTTTATTTTATAAGTGAGAATTTAACCAGTCAGCGCAAACGGCAAGGGCTTTTTCGACATTCTCAGGCTGTGAACCGCCTGCCATTGCCATATCAGGACGACCACCGCCTTTTCCGCCTACTTGCTGAGCCATCAGATTAACAAGCTCACCTGCTTTGACTTTTGCAGTTAAATCAGCAGTTACGCCTACCACTAAATTTACTTTACCTTCAAATACAGAAATAAAGGCTATCACCGCAGAGCCAAGTTGATTTTTCAAATCATCAACCATTACACGCAGCGATTTTGTTTCCACACCGTCAAGTTGCTGTAATACCACGGAAACACCGTTAATTTTCACCGCACTTTTTGCAATATCCGATCCAGCTTGCATCGCAGCTTTCTCTTTGAGTTGTTGCAATTCTTTTTCTGCTTTCTTCGCTTTGTCTTGTAATTGTTGGATTTTATCCGTCAGCGAAGAAACATCAGATTTTAATAAGTCTGCGCTTTGATTTAGCGCACCAAGCTGTTGGTGAAGCCAATCAATGGCAGTTTCGCCCGTTACTGCTTCAATACGGCGAATACCCGCTGCAATAGCACTTTCACTGATGATTTTGAATAAACCTATTTCACCAGTATATTGAGCGTGAATCCCGCCACAAAGTTCAATAGAAAAATCACCCATTGTGAGAACACGCACTTGTTCAGCGTATTTTTCTCCAAATAATGCCATTGCACCTTTTTCTTTAGCGGCATCTAAATCCATAATTTCTGTTTGAATAGGGTGATTAGCGCGCACTTGTTGGTTGACTAATTTTTCCACTTCAAATAGTTGTTCTTTAGAAATGGCTTCAGGTTGTGCAAAGTCAAAACGCAATAAATTGTCTGATACCAATGAACCTTTTTGTGCAACGTGCTTGCCTAGCACTTGGCGTAATGCGGCGTGTAACAAGTGCGTTGCACTGTGGTTTAAGGAAATTTGTTTACGGCGCGCTACATCAACAACCGCATTCACCGATTGCCCAACGCTTAATGTGCCTTCTGCAAGCGCACCAATATGCCCAAATACTTGACCATATTTTTGCGTATCGGTAACGTTGAATAAGAAGTTTTGCCCTTCTAAACGCCCTGTATCGCCCACTTGACCACCAGACTCCGCATAAAATGGGGTATTTTCCAAAATTACCACCGCACTTTGTCCTGCGCTGATTTGTTCTACCGGTTTGCCCTCGTAGAAAAGTGCGGTAACTTTTGCAAGACTTTCTGACTCGCTATAACCTTCAAATGCGGTTGAACCGTCCACACGAATGACGTTGTTATAATCCATACCAAATTGGCTGGCTGATTGCGCGCGCTGGCGTTGTGCTTCCATTTCACGTTCAAAGCCGGCTTCATCAATAGTGATGCCACGTTCACGGCACACATCGGCTGTAAGATCGAGTGGGAAACCAAAGGTATCATAAAGTTTGAATGCCACTTCGCCAGAAAGCACGCCGTCTTTCACTTGGCTTAAGGCGTCATCTAATAGCGCTAAACCACGCTCTAAAGTGCGCGCAAATTGCTCTTCTTCTAAACGTAAAACCTTTTCAATATGCGCTTGATTTTCTTTGATCTCTTGACCTGCTTCTGCCATCACTTCTGCAAGAGTTGGCACAAGTTTGTAGAAAAAGGCTTCTTTCGCGCCAAGTAAATGTCCGTGGCGTACCGCACGGCGGATAATACGGCGCAACACATAACCGCGCCCTTCGTTAGAAGGCAATACACCATCTGCGATCAAATAAGCGCACGAACGAATATGGTCTGCGATAACGCGCAAGGATTTATTACCTAAATCTTTCTCGCCTGTTAATTCTGCCGCTTTTGCGATAAGTGTTTTAAAAATATCAATATCGTAGTTGGAATTAACGTGCTGTAACACGGCGGTAATACGCTCTAAGCCCATTCCTGTATCCACAGACGGTTTTGGTAATTTTTCCATTGTGCCGTCTGCTTGACGGTTGAACTGCATAAATACGATATTCCAGATCTCAATATAGCGATCGCCATCTTCTTCAGGTGAACCCGGTGGGCCACCCCAAATATGATCACCGTGATCGTAGAAAATTTCAGTACAAGGGCCACACGGGCCTGTATCACCCATTTGCCAGAAGTTATCTGACGCATAAGGCGAGCCTTTATTATCACCAATGCGAATAATGCGCTCTGCTGGCACGCCAATTTGTTTATGCCAAATGTCATAAGCCTCATCATCGGTTTCATACACGGTAACCCAAAGTTTTTCTTTTGGTAAACCTAACCACGCATCTGATGTGAGATATTCCCACGCAAAATGAATGGCATCTTGTTTAAAATAATCACCAAAGCTGAAATTTCCTAGCATTTCAAAGAAGGTGTGATGACGCGCGGTATAGCCCACGTTTTCTAAATCGTTATGTTTTCCGCCTGCACGTACACAGCGTTGTGCGGTTGTCGCACGGCTGTAAGGGCGCTTGTCTAAACCAAGAAATACATCTTTAAATTGGTTCATTCCCGCGTTGGTGAACAATAATGTTGGATCATTTTCAGGGACAAGCGAACTGCTTGGGACAATTTGGTGTCCTTTACTATGGAAAAAATCGAGAAAAGATTTTCTAATTTCTGCGGTTGTTTTCATTAAATTTTGCCTTATTCTATCTTCATTAAATTCGTTGTGAATTGTGCTATTTTGGCACATTTTTTGCAATTTAGAAAAAACATTTTTCAATCCTAAAAATAAAAAGGACCTGCACTTTTAGTGATGAAATTCTTCATCGCCAAAGTACAGATCACAAGTGAGAATAAATCAGCTAAATTACTATTCTTCGCGTAATGGAACAACTAACATATCAACATTAATAGTATTCATTACTTGGCGAGTAGAAGACATCAATTTGCTCCAGAAATCTTGGTGATGACCGGTTACTAATAAATCCACATCATATTTATCAATAGCGTCAGCCAAAACCTGTCCTAAATCACCGCTACCACTTAATTTCTCTGAAACAGGATAACTAGATTGCTCCGCTAATTGCACCAACGCTTGGTGAGTTTCAGTGGAAATACGGTCTTGCATTGAAGACATATTCACATCAATTAACCCCGTATAAAGATCAGAGAAATTTACATCAACGTGGATAATGGATAATCTTGCCTCATTGCGTTTTGCAACACCCGCCGCTTTTTCCACTAAGAATGCACTTTCTTCAGAAAGATCAACAGCAACTAAAATGTGTTTGTACATAACTAACTCCTTATCTTCTTGAGAGGTTAATCAACTTCTTTTATGGTAATACTAACACTAGTGCTATAAAAAAAATATGCACTGGATCACGTTTTAGAAAAAACATTTATTTTTATTTGTAAAAAAATAGCAATCCGCCATAAATTTTTACTCAAGCCCGCTAAACATTGTGCTATTATCGCCCCACTTCTTGCACGCCAACCGCAACAAATAAAGGACCAAAATGAACCATTCTATTCAAGATTTTGTACAACTCATTGCCAAACTACGCGATCCAAATGGAGGCTGTCCTTGGGATCTAGAGCAAACTTATCAATCAATGATCCCTTGCTTATTAGAAGAAAGTTATGAAGTGGTCGAAGCCATTGAACAGCAAAACACAGCAAATTTGCGCGAAGAACTGGGCGATTTACTGCTCCAAGTGGTCTTTTTCAGCCAACTTGCCAAAGAAGATAAGTTGTTCACCTTTGATGATGTGGTCAATGGAGTGGCAGAAAAAATTCTGCGCCGCCACCCACACGTTTTTGGTGAAGAAAAAGCCCACAACGAACAAGAAGCGCTCAGCCATTGGAACAAGGTTAAAGCGGAAGAAAACAAAACTCGTCAATCCATTTTAGACAACATTCCCCACGCTTTCCCTGCCTTAATGCGCGCAGAAAAATTACAAAAACGCTGCGCCAAAGTGGGATTTGATTGGGATAACGTGCAACCTGTAATCGCCAAAGTGCAAGAAGAATTACAAGAAGTGCAAGCTGAGCTTGCTCGCCCACAACAAGATCAGGCAAAAATTGAAGAAGAAATCGGTGATTTGCTTTTTTCTGTCGTTAATTTAAGCCGCCATTCAAAAACTGCGCCAGAAGAAGCCTTACGCAAAGCCAATCAAAAATTTGAACGCCGTTTTCGTCAACTAGAAACCTTAGCAAAACAGCAAGGAAAATCTTTACAAACCAGCACACTAGCAGAACTTGATCTATTGTGGGACGAAGTGAAAAAACAAGAAAATAAGTAAAAATTCCACCGCACTTTAATTTTTCCTCGTTCTTCTTTAATCTCCCGCTAACTTCTCTTTACAAAAACGGGAGATTATTTCTTTATTGCATCAATCCATAAACCATAAAAATAAAAAACGGCGTGTTGTTTAAACACACCGTTTATTTCAAACGCAATTCTTGAAGAAATTAGAAGCCGGCTTGTTTTTCTAATTGTTCAACTAAAGCATCATCAAGATTTAACGCCGTGGCAAGATTAGCAAGAAAAACAATTTCTTTACGATCTAACTCACCGCACACCACACGAGCTGCCAAATAAACTTGTGAAGCCAAGGCTGTGTCGTTGCCTACTTGTTGTGCAATTTGTGCGATAGAAATAGGTTGCTCAATTTGTTGCTGCAACCAGTGATAGACTTCAGGATCATTGCCCGCTTCCGTGATGATGAGTTGTTTTTCCTCATCGGTAATCGCCCCATCAGCAGCCGCCGCTGCAATCATCGTTTGCAAAATTAACTGCCCTGAAGTTGCTTTTTCTGCGGTACCCACAAAGGTTTCTTCGCTAAGCGTGGAATCAAGTGCGGTAGAATTTTGTGAATTTTTTTGCTGATATTGTTGATAAGCCTGATAGGCTAAGCTACCTAGTGCCGCAAGAGAACCTAACTTTGTCAGACTTGCTCCACCGTTACGTCCAAAAATCATTGAAAGTAAGCCAATCGCTGCTGCACCGCCGCCTACTTTGGTAATTTTATCTGCGGTGGAATTGCCGTTCATTGTTTTGCCTAACTGATCTTTAGCTACGTTGAATACTTGATTTAAAATTTGGTTAAAGTCCATAGAAGTTTCCTCTCGTTATCATCTTTCCTAATATTGTCAATTTATTCGCCAATTAGTTCATTTTATTTTGCCCATTAGAGAAAGTGCGGTGCATTTTTTGCAAATTTTTTATCAACAAAAAAGCCAGCATCATAGCTGGCTTTCTATTTAAAACAAGTGATTATCCTTGTGAAGAAATGCGTTTCATATCTGTCATATAACCACGCAATTCTTGACCGATTAGCTCAATTGGGTGGTTGCGGATTGCATCATTCACATCGCGTAAAGTGATGTTGTCGATTTCCACCGTTGGTGTTGGTTCACCTAAATCACCGCGTTGCAAATGTTGCATTACCGTTTTGGCTAAAATTGGGGTTGCTACATTAGCGAATAAATAGTTACCGTATTCCGCCGTGTCTGAAATTACCACGTTCATTTCGTATAAGCGTTTACGCGCAATGGTGTTGGCGATTAATGGTAATTCGTGTAAGGATTCATAATAAGCAGATTCTTCAAAAATACCTGCAGAAACCATGGTATCGAACGCCAATTCTACGCCGGCTTTTACCATTGCTACCATTAATACGCCGTTATCAAAATATTCTTGTTCGCTGATTTTGATTCCGTCCGCTTTTGGTGCATTTTCAAAGCCAGTTTTGCCCGTTTCTTCACGCCATTTTAATAGGTTTGCATCGCCGTTTGCCCAGTCTTCCATCATCACACGAGAAAACTCGCCGCTGATAATGTCGTCCATATGTTTTTTGAATAAGAAGTCTAATTCTTGCTTAATTTCTTCCGCAAGTTCAAAGGCACGCAATTTCGCACTGTTAGATAAGCGATCCATCATTAAAGTGATACCGCCTTGTTTGAGTGCTTCGGTGATAGTTTCCCAACCGAATTGCACCAATTTTCCAGCATAAGCAGGATCTTTGCCGTCTGCGACTAATTTGTCATAGCAAAGGATTGAACCGGCTTGCAACATATCGCAAAGAATGGTTTGCTCACCCATTAAGTCAGATTTTACTTCTGCCACGAATGAAGACTCTAACACGCCGGCACGGTGTCCGCCTGTGGCTGCCGCCCAAGCCTTAGCAATCGCCATACCTTCGCCTTTCGGGTCATTTTCAGGGTGAACCGCGATAAGCGTTGGCACACCAAAACCACGTTTATATTCTTCACGCACTTCTGTTCCTGGGCATTTTGGCGCAACCATCACAACGGTAATATCAGGACGAATTTGCTCACCCACTTCCACAATGTTCAAACCGTGTGAATAACCTAATGCCGCACCTTCTTTCATTAAACCCATTACATCTGCAATCACTTTGCTGTGCTGTTTATCAGGGGTGAGATTAATCACTAAATCCGCAGTAGGGATTAATTCTTGATAAGTGCCCACTTTGAAACCGTTTTCAGTGGCACGTTGGAAAGAAGCACGTTTTTCTGCAATGGCCTCAGGGCGTAGCGCATAGCTGATGTCTAAGCCTGAATCACGCATATTTAAACCTTGATTTAACCCCTGCGCACCACAACCTACGATGACAATTTTTTTGCCTTTTAAGAAATTCGCTTCATCAGAAAACTCTTCACGATCCATAAAACGACAGCGACCTAATTGGTCTAACTGTTGGCGCAAATTTAATGTATTGAAATAATTAGCCATTTTTTTATCCTTTTGGTTAAGTTGGTTTACAAAATAATCAATGACAGATTATACCTTTATAAAGATTGCGTAAATTGATATTATTGGAACTTAATGTTGCGGTTTCTGCAATATATAGTTAGTAAATTAATGTTGTTGATCATTCCCCGTGTAAATTGCCTGAGCAAAAATAAAATTTTTAGAAAAGTAACGCCTGAACGCAGCGTAGCGAGTATGGGCTTACTTTTCGTTAAGAAAATTTTATTGGTGCGAAGAACAGCAATTTAGTCGGGGTTCCTTTTTCTTTGCTTACTTTCTTTTGGGAAAGCAAAAGAAAGTAAGTCGCCAACGGCGAAATCCGTTATTCATATAAAAGGAAAAAACCAATGAACTTCCAAGATCTAAAACTTTTCATCGACCTAGCGGAAAATAAAAATTTCGCTAAAACTGCAGGGCAGCATTATATGTCGCCCTCCACCCTTTCACGGCAAATTAAACGGCTTGAAGAAGAACTGGGTGAGCCGTTGTTATTGCGTGATAACCGCAAAGTTTCGCTCACTCCAGCAGGCGAGCTATTTTTGCAATTTGCTTATCCACAATGGCAACAATGGCAATCTTTAAAACAGCAATTTCGTTCTAATCAGCAGGAACTGCAAGGGGAGCTGCGCTTATTTTGCTCGGTAACGGCGGCTTATAGCCATTTGCCGCAAATGTTAGAAAAATTCCGCTTGCGTTATCCTAAAGTGGAAATTCAGCTCACAACAGGCGATCCTGCGATGGCGCTAGAGATGATTCAAAGCCAGCAAGTGGATTTAGCCCTCGCAGGGCGGCCAGCACACTTACCGCAAAATGTGATGTTTCATCATATTGATGATATAACCCTTTCTCTTATCGCCCCACGCGTTGCCTGTGCCACCACACAATTATTGCAACAAACCCCCATTGATTGGCAAAAAATCCCCTTTATTTTGCCGGTGGAAGGACCTGCTCGACAGCGGATTGATCAGTGGTTTCAACAGAAAAAAATCAAACACCCGAAAATTTATGCCACCGTATCAGGACACGAAGGGATCGTGTCAATGGTGGCGCTTGGTTGCGGCGTGGCGTTATTGCCTGATATTGTGATCCAAAATAGCCCGCTTAATTTACAGGTTTCCACTTTGGAGATTGATATTCCTGTACAGCCATTCGATTTAGGGATTTGCGTACAAAAGAACTTACTCAATTTGCCCTTAGTTCGTGCATTTTGGCAAATGTTGGGGTAAAGTGCGGTAAGAATTTGGTGAATTTTAGGTGGATTATGGTAAAAGGTATCGGTTTTTCTCTTTTGGCCTCAATGTTGTTTGGCTATATTTATTATTTTTCCACATTATTATTGCCATTAAGCGGCGAAGATATTTTTGGCTATCGTGTTGTTTTTACAGCACCTTTTGTGATTGCCGCCGTGTTCATTTTCCGCCAAAAATATATGTTGATCGCTCACCTAAAACGCATCAAAGCACAACCTTGGTTATTGCTGGTTTTTTTGTTTAACGGCAGCATTATGGGCTTTCAAATGTGGCTTTTTTTATGGGCACCAAACAACGGCGGTGCATTGAGCGTTTCCCTTGGTTATTTGCTACTGCCCCTCGTTTTAGTGGCGGCAGGGCG
This window contains:
- the galU gene encoding UTP--glucose-1-phosphate uridylyltransferase GalU — protein: MKVIIPVAGLGTRMLPATKAIPKEMLTLVDKPLIQYVVNECAAAGVKEIVLVTHSSKNAIENHFDTSFELETMLEKRVKRQLLEEVRSICPKDVTIMHVRQGNAKGLGHAVLCALPVVGKEPFAVVLPDVLLTDFSADQRKENLAAMIKRFQETNASQILVEPVSEQDISSYGIVDCEGVQFNPGESAKIKRIVEKPAVEDAPSNLAVVGRYVFSASIWDLLAKTPVGVGDEIQLTDAIDMLIEKETVEAFYQTGGNFDCGDKLGYMQAFVEYGVNHPKLGSEFRAYLKKFVKTL
- a CDS encoding phosphomannomutase CpsG (capsular polysaccharide biosynthesis protein; catalyzes the formation of D-mannose 6-phosphate from alpha-D-mannose 1-phosphate), encoding MGKLTCFKAYDIRGRLGDELNVDIVYRIGRAFGQFLKPKTIVVGGDVRLTSKELKSAVTNGLLDSGVNVIDLGETGTEEVYFATSFLKADGGIEVTASHNPMDYNGLKLVREGSRPISADTGLADIQRLAEENNFPPVTQRGEYKQLSVLGDYVEHLLSYINLDNLKPMKLVINSGNGAAGHVIDAIEAQFRAKRVPVEFIKVHNNPDGTFPNGIPNPILHENRQDTIDAVLEHKADMGIAFDGDFDRCFLFDENGNFIEGYYIVGLLGQAFLQKNKGAKIIYDPRLIWNTVKLVEENGGEAVMSKSGHSFIKEKMRAVDAIYGGEMSAHHYFRDFFYCDSGMIPWLLVMELVCTTGKSLGELVNESINTFPSPGEINSKLTDAKAAIARVRAAYEKEAISVDEIDGISIEYPNWRFNLRTSNTEPVVRLNLETRGDKELMAEKTEEILALLRQ
- the csrA gene encoding carbon storage regulator CsrA, whose amino-acid sequence is MLILTRKVGESLLIGDEISITILSVRGNQIKVGVNAPKEVSVYREEIYQRIREAKDEQSS
- the alaS gene encoding alanine--tRNA ligase: MKTTAEIRKSFLDFFHSKGHQIVPSSSLVPENDPTLLFTNAGMNQFKDVFLGLDKRPYSRATTAQRCVRAGGKHNDLENVGYTARHHTFFEMLGNFSFGDYFKQDAIHFAWEYLTSDAWLGLPKEKLWVTVYETDDEAYDIWHKQIGVPAERIIRIGDNKGSPYASDNFWQMGDTGPCGPCTEIFYDHGDHIWGGPPGSPEEDGDRYIEIWNIVFMQFNRQADGTMEKLPKPSVDTGMGLERITAVLQHVNSNYDIDIFKTLIAKAAELTGEKDLGNKSLRVIADHIRSCAYLIADGVLPSNEGRGYVLRRIIRRAVRHGHLLGAKEAFFYKLVPTLAEVMAEAGQEIKENQAHIEKVLRLEEEQFARTLERGLALLDDALSQVKDGVLSGEVAFKLYDTFGFPLDLTADVCRERGITIDEAGFEREMEAQRQRAQSASQFGMDYNNVIRVDGSTAFEGYSESESLAKVTALFYEGKPVEQISAGQSAVVILENTPFYAESGGQVGDTGRLEGQNFLFNVTDTQKYGQVFGHIGALAEGTLSVGQSVNAVVDVARRKQISLNHSATHLLHAALRQVLGKHVAQKGSLVSDNLLRFDFAQPEAISKEQLFEVEKLVNQQVRANHPIQTEIMDLDAAKEKGAMALFGEKYAEQVRVLTMGDFSIELCGGIHAQYTGEIGLFKIISESAIAAGIRRIEAVTGETAIDWLHQQLGALNQSADLLKSDVSSLTDKIQQLQDKAKKAEKELQQLKEKAAMQAGSDIAKSAVKINGVSVVLQQLDGVETKSLRVMVDDLKNQLGSAVIAFISVFEGKVNLVVGVTADLTAKVKAGELVNLMAQQVGGKGGGRPDMAMAGGSQPENVEKALAVCADWLNSHL
- the uspA gene encoding universal stress protein UspA is translated as MYKHILVAVDLSEESAFLVEKAAGVAKRNEARLSIIHVDVNFSDLYTGLIDVNMSSMQDRISTETHQALVQLAEQSSYPVSEKLSGSGDLGQVLADAIDKYDVDLLVTGHHQDFWSKLMSSTRQVMNTINVDMLVVPLREE
- the mazG gene encoding nucleoside triphosphate pyrophosphohydrolase encodes the protein MNHSIQDFVQLIAKLRDPNGGCPWDLEQTYQSMIPCLLEESYEVVEAIEQQNTANLREELGDLLLQVVFFSQLAKEDKLFTFDDVVNGVAEKILRRHPHVFGEEKAHNEQEALSHWNKVKAEENKTRQSILDNIPHAFPALMRAEKLQKRCAKVGFDWDNVQPVIAKVQEELQEVQAELARPQQDQAKIEEEIGDLLFSVVNLSRHSKTAPEEALRKANQKFERRFRQLETLAKQQGKSLQTSTLAELDLLWDEVKKQENK
- a CDS encoding tellurite resistance TerB family protein; the encoded protein is MDFNQILNQVFNVAKDQLGKTMNGNSTADKITKVGGGAAAIGLLSMIFGRNGGASLTKLGSLAALGSLAYQAYQQYQQKNSQNSTALDSTLSEETFVGTAEKATSGQLILQTMIAAAAADGAITDEEKQLIITEAGNDPEVYHWLQQQIEQPISIAQIAQQVGNDTALASQVYLAARVVCGELDRKEIVFLANLATALNLDDALVEQLEKQAGF
- the ilvC gene encoding ketol-acid reductoisomerase, translated to MANYFNTLNLRQQLDQLGRCRFMDREEFSDEANFLKGKKIVIVGCGAQGLNQGLNMRDSGLDISYALRPEAIAEKRASFQRATENGFKVGTYQELIPTADLVINLTPDKQHSKVIADVMGLMKEGAALGYSHGLNIVEVGEQIRPDITVVMVAPKCPGTEVREEYKRGFGVPTLIAVHPENDPKGEGMAIAKAWAAATGGHRAGVLESSFVAEVKSDLMGEQTILCDMLQAGSILCYDKLVADGKDPAYAGKLVQFGWETITEALKQGGITLMMDRLSNSAKLRAFELAEEIKQELDFLFKKHMDDIISGEFSRVMMEDWANGDANLLKWREETGKTGFENAPKADGIKISEQEYFDNGVLMVAMVKAGVELAFDTMVSAGIFEESAYYESLHELPLIANTIARKRLYEMNVVISDTAEYGNYLFANVATPILAKTVMQHLQRGDLGEPTPTVEIDNITLRDVNDAIRNHPIELIGQELRGYMTDMKRISSQG
- the ilvY gene encoding HTH-type transcriptional activator IlvY, giving the protein MNFQDLKLFIDLAENKNFAKTAGQHYMSPSTLSRQIKRLEEELGEPLLLRDNRKVSLTPAGELFLQFAYPQWQQWQSLKQQFRSNQQELQGELRLFCSVTAAYSHLPQMLEKFRLRYPKVEIQLTTGDPAMALEMIQSQQVDLALAGRPAHLPQNVMFHHIDDITLSLIAPRVACATTQLLQQTPIDWQKIPFILPVEGPARQRIDQWFQQKKIKHPKIYATVSGHEGIVSMVALGCGVALLPDIVIQNSPLNLQVSTLEIDIPVQPFDLGICVQKNLLNLPLVRAFWQMLG